Proteins encoded within one genomic window of Flavobacterium sp. NG2:
- a CDS encoding GxxExxY protein has product MEGYREEETYKIIGICMEVHRNLGPGLLEIIYKDALEIEFINNNIPFEREKEFLIEYKGKILPHKFYADFVVNGDIILEIKAVKEFSSEHIAQILNYLKLANSEIGLLINFQTKSLQHKRYML; this is encoded by the coding sequence ATGGAAGGGTATAGAGAAGAAGAAACATACAAAATCATAGGAATTTGCATGGAAGTCCACAGAAATCTCGGCCCCGGATTATTGGAAATTATCTATAAAGACGCATTAGAAATCGAATTCATTAATAACAACATACCTTTTGAAAGAGAAAAAGAATTTTTAATAGAATATAAAGGCAAAATATTACCTCATAAATTTTATGCAGATTTTGTAGTCAATGGAGATATTATACTTGAAATAAAAGCAGTGAAAGAATTTTCAAGTGAGCACATCGCACAAATATTAAATTACTTAAAATTAGCAAATTCTGAAATTGGATTATTAATTAATTTTCAAACTAAATCACTACAACATAAAAGATATATGTTGTAA
- a CDS encoding sigma-54 dependent transcriptional regulator, which produces MESVQSIKQRFEIIGNEPKLNRAIEKAIQVAPTDISVLVVGESGVGKESIPKIIHSLSHRKHGKYIAVNCGAIPEGTIDSELFGHEKGAFTGATSTREGYFEVANGGTIFLDEVGELPLTTQVRLLRILENGEFLKVGSSQVQKTDVRIVAATNVNLFDAIQKGKFREDLYYRLSTVDITLPPLRDRKDDIHLLFRKFAADFAHKYKMPPLKLDDNAVEVLQKFRWSGNVRQLRNVAEQISVLETNRDISGPTLQSYLPIEGSNLPSVISDKKGESDFSTERDILYKVLFDMKSDLNDLKKLTLELMKNGTAKAQDINPSLIQKIYGSKENESEIDFEEQPSTAIIPSQNTDNQYQEPEDNYLFAETIEEEEVLRLEQKEIEMIKKSLEKNKGKRKAAAEELGISERTLYRKIKQFDL; this is translated from the coding sequence ATGGAATCAGTACAATCAATAAAACAACGCTTTGAGATTATCGGTAACGAACCGAAGCTCAATCGCGCCATAGAAAAAGCCATTCAGGTTGCTCCTACTGATATTTCTGTATTAGTCGTTGGAGAAAGTGGTGTAGGAAAAGAAAGCATCCCTAAGATTATACATTCTCTTTCTCACCGAAAACACGGTAAATACATTGCTGTAAACTGTGGTGCCATTCCCGAAGGAACAATAGACAGCGAACTTTTTGGACACGAAAAAGGTGCTTTTACAGGCGCTACTAGTACTCGTGAAGGTTATTTTGAAGTGGCTAATGGCGGAACTATATTCCTAGACGAAGTAGGCGAATTACCGTTAACCACCCAAGTGCGTTTGTTGCGTATTCTTGAAAATGGGGAGTTTTTAAAAGTGGGTTCGTCACAAGTTCAAAAAACCGATGTACGCATTGTAGCCGCAACTAATGTCAACCTATTTGACGCTATACAAAAGGGGAAATTCCGCGAAGATTTATATTACCGTTTAAGTACTGTAGACATAACCTTACCTCCTTTGAGAGACAGAAAAGATGATATTCATCTATTATTTCGCAAATTTGCTGCTGATTTTGCTCACAAATACAAAATGCCACCACTAAAACTGGATGATAACGCTGTAGAGGTTTTACAAAAATTCAGATGGAGCGGAAATGTTCGTCAATTGCGAAATGTTGCTGAACAAATATCAGTACTAGAAACCAATAGAGATATTAGTGGTCCTACACTACAGTCGTATTTACCTATTGAAGGAAGCAATTTGCCATCCGTTATTAGCGATAAAAAAGGAGAAAGCGACTTTAGCACCGAAAGGGATATTTTATACAAAGTGCTTTTTGACATGAAAAGTGATTTGAATGACTTAAAAAAGCTGACTTTGGAACTAATGAAAAATGGAACAGCTAAAGCGCAGGATATCAACCCTAGTTTAATTCAGAAAATTTATGGCTCAAAAGAAAATGAAAGCGAAATTGACTTTGAAGAACAGCCAAGTACAGCGATAATCCCATCTCAAAATACGGATAACCAATACCAAGAACCTGAAGACAATTATCTTTTTGCAGAAACTATTGAAGAAGAAGAGGTGTTACGATTGGAACAGAAAGAAATCGAAATGATCAAAAAATCATTAGAAAAAAACAAAGGAAAACGAAAAGCGGCAGCCGAAGAACTTGGAATTTCAGAACGCACCTTATACCGAAAAATCAAGCAATTTGATTTGTAA